In Frederiksenia canicola, the sequence TAATAAATAGCTCTCTAGCACGATTGATATCATTGAAAGCATCTTGTAATTTCCCTTTATGAGCGAAAACGATGCCTCTTAAGTTATATGCCTCACCATTGTTTGGAGCATAACTCAACAAGGTATTTACATTTTGCATTGCCTCATTGTAATCAGAAAGTTGAACATTATTCTTAACCTGTAAAAGCAATGCTTTTTCTTTAAATACATCATTTCTTTCCAATAATGGTTTTAAATACAGTAATGAAGATCGACTATCATTCGCTTGATAATAACTCTCAGCCAATTTATATCGAATGTTAGGATCTTCATTCTTTTTCAATGAATCACGATAAAGAGAAATCAAAGCATTATAATTTTTAGTACTTTCATAAAATTTCTCTTTTACCTCAATACTTTGTGACCCACTAGAAGTAGTTAAGTTAGAACAAGCACTGAGCGTAATTGCTAAACTACAAATTAAAACGGTTTTTAATGACTTAGAATACATTTGGTAATACCCTCATTGCACCAGGTGCTAGAATTAATATAACGATTGGGAACATAATGAATATAATCAACGGAACACTCATTTTTGCAGACAAGGTTCCTAATTTCTCTTCTAAAACAAGTAGCTGCATTTCTCGAATATCTGCCGAAAGTTGAGTTAGTTGTGGATAGATAGAGGAACCAAAATTTAAACTTTGCTGCATAACAGTACAAAACATTCGAATTTCTTTTGTTGGTAATGAAATGGCTAAATCCTGCAGTGCTGCATGCAACCCCGTAATTTCTGCCTTACGGATAATACGTAATAATACATAGGTCAAGTCAGGATTTAATTTCTTAAAATCGGATGCCACCTGTTTTAGTGACGCTTCAATAGTCGCCCCAGTCTGTACATTTACTGCAACTAAATCAATAAATCCCGCCAAATCATTCATAATGTTTTTAATTTTTCCTTTCAGGATAGTATTAATTAGAATACCAGGGAGCAAAATAACAAGGAGAATAACAACAAAAATACCTAACATAATATTAGTTGGGTCAGCTCCTATATTAAACAAATAATAAATCAAAGAAACCACAACAATAGCCAATAGTTTCACTCTTATATTTTTGTCAATAACACCTAGTATCTTTAAGATAGGGTTGTTATTAATTAGAAGAAGCTCTAACTCTATCTGTTGTTTAGTTTTACCTTTTTGCAAGTCTTCTTGGTTTTTCTCTTTAGGCCTTATACTTAAAATAATTTCCTTATTTATTTCAAATTTTTTCTTTGCCGCAAAAGCCATGAATAGAAAGATTGCTCCAGATAAGATAAGCGTTAAAAGAAATAATGCTATCTTTATCATGTTGATTTCCTCATTAACCACCAAATAATAAACAGCCCTAACAATTCACTCCCAACTACATAGTAAAGAATTATCCTACCACTGGGATTATTAATTAGAA encodes:
- a CDS encoding tetratricopeptide repeat protein, whose translation is MYSKSLKTVLICSLAITLSACSNLTTSSGSQSIEVKEKFYESTKNYNALISLYRDSLKKNEDPNIRYKLAESYYQANDSRSSLLYLKPLLERNDVFKEKALLLQVKNNVQLSDYNEAMQNVNTLLSYAPNNGEAYNLRGIVFAHKGKLQDAFNDINRARELFITDIVAINNLAMLSIINGDYHNASELLLPQYLNGSKDSRLIHNLVFALVKQGDTSYALDIIRKEKLNTSPEDLVNALSKTERIPQAN
- a CDS encoding type II secretion system F family protein, translating into MIKIALFLLTLILSGAIFLFMAFAAKKKFEINKEIILSIRPKEKNQEDLQKGKTKQQIELELLLINNNPILKILGVIDKNIRVKLLAIVVVSLIYYLFNIGADPTNIMLGIFVVILLVILLPGILINTILKGKIKNIMNDLAGFIDLVAVNVQTGATIEASLKQVASDFKKLNPDLTYVLLRIIRKAEITGLHAALQDLAISLPTKEIRMFCTVMQQSLNFGSSIYPQLTQLSADIREMQLLVLEEKLGTLSAKMSVPLIIFIMFPIVILILAPGAMRVLPNVF